One segment of Thermoplasmata archaeon DNA contains the following:
- the infB gene encoding translation initiation factor IF-2, giving the protein MAIRQPVVSVLGHVDHGKTKLLDRIRGTSVQAREAGAITQHIGATEVPIEHIYKVCNQLIGNKKFGVPGLLFIDTPGHHSFITLRARGGSLADIAVLVIDIREGIMPQTIESIRILRQYKTPFVIALNKVDTIEGWISEEGRPFILSEKQQQAHTIEVFNDKLYTVIAQLSEQGIYADRYDRIDDFTKNVALVPISAKEGEGVPDLLLVLIGLAQRFLESQLEKGEGPGKGTILEIKEEKGLGKTLDMILYSGTIKKGDMVALGTRGAPVVTKVKAILKPKPLDEIRDPRDRFDSVPVLHAAAGVKISCQNVEGVIAGAPMLVVKNEKDPAIKTLQEESTVKIETTENGISIKADAVGSLEALAFEAKANNIPIRKYGVGEITRRDIVEAAYGDKKNCVLLGFNSTLSKDAEAELALHPELKVLTNQIVYKLIEDYIEWVDETKRQAEGDKRAEFSFPAKFKILPNCIFRANKPAIVGVRVLAGRIRPGENLIGPDGRDCGKIRSIHTGEETLKEAKQGEEVAVGIDGVTAGRQINEEDVIYVDLIGSAIKPLKEMDLTEDEKMTLEETIAIKRKDEPFWGM; this is encoded by the coding sequence ATGGCGATAAGACAACCGGTTGTGAGCGTTCTTGGTCACGTGGACCATGGTAAGACAAAGCTTTTGGACAGGATCAGGGGAACTTCGGTGCAGGCCCGCGAGGCAGGCGCCATAACGCAGCACATCGGTGCTACCGAGGTCCCCATAGAGCACATCTACAAGGTGTGCAACCAGCTCATCGGGAACAAGAAGTTCGGCGTTCCCGGATTGTTGTTCATAGACACCCCCGGACATCATTCTTTCATAACGCTCCGCGCAAGGGGAGGTTCCCTCGCGGACATCGCCGTCCTGGTCATAGACATCAGAGAAGGCATAATGCCCCAGACCATCGAATCCATCAGGATCCTGAGGCAGTACAAGACCCCGTTCGTCATAGCCCTGAACAAGGTCGACACCATCGAGGGATGGATCTCCGAGGAGGGAAGGCCCTTCATACTGTCGGAGAAACAGCAGCAGGCCCACACAATCGAGGTGTTCAACGACAAGCTGTACACAGTCATCGCCCAGCTCTCCGAGCAGGGCATCTACGCGGACAGGTACGACAGGATTGATGACTTCACAAAGAACGTCGCATTGGTCCCCATCTCCGCCAAGGAGGGAGAGGGAGTGCCTGACCTGTTACTGGTCCTCATCGGATTGGCCCAGCGCTTCCTTGAATCCCAATTGGAGAAGGGAGAGGGCCCCGGAAAGGGAACAATCCTGGAGATCAAGGAGGAGAAGGGACTCGGAAAGACACTCGATATGATCCTCTACTCCGGTACAATCAAGAAGGGAGACATGGTCGCTCTGGGAACCAGAGGGGCACCAGTCGTGACAAAAGTGAAAGCGATCCTCAAGCCCAAACCGCTGGACGAGATCCGCGACCCCAGGGACAGGTTCGATTCCGTTCCCGTTCTCCATGCTGCGGCGGGAGTCAAGATCTCCTGCCAGAACGTGGAAGGTGTCATCGCAGGCGCCCCCATGCTCGTTGTGAAGAACGAGAAGGATCCCGCGATCAAGACGCTCCAGGAGGAGTCCACGGTCAAGATCGAGACGACCGAGAACGGTATCTCCATCAAAGCGGATGCGGTAGGTTCGTTGGAGGCCCTCGCATTCGAAGCAAAAGCTAACAACATCCCAATCAGGAAGTACGGCGTGGGAGAGATCACACGCAGGGACATAGTTGAAGCAGCTTATGGAGACAAGAAGAACTGCGTCCTTCTCGGTTTCAATTCAACATTATCAAAGGATGCGGAGGCGGAGCTTGCGCTGCACCCTGAACTCAAGGTTCTGACCAATCAAATCGTCTACAAGCTCATCGAGGATTACATCGAATGGGTCGACGAGACCAAGCGGCAGGCAGAGGGCGACAAGAGAGCGGAGTTCTCGTTCCCTGCCAAGTTCAAGATCCTGCCCAACTGCATATTCCGTGCAAATAAACCGGCAATCGTCGGTGTGAGGGTCCTCGCAGGAAGGATCAGGCCCGGAGAGAACCTCATCGGTCCCGACGGCCGTGACTGCGGTAAGATCAGGTCCATTCACACAGGGGAGGAGACACTCAAAGAGGCCAAGCAGGGCGAGGAGGTCGCAGTCGGTATCGACGGAGTCACCGCCGGCAGGCAGATCAACGAGGAGGATGTGATCTACGTCGACCTCATCGGTTCCGCCATCAAGCCGCTGAAGGAAATGGACCTCACCGAGGACGAGAAGATGACCCTCGAGGAGACCATCGCCATCAAGAGGAAGGACGAGCCCTTCTGGGGAATGTGA